A genomic region of Mycolicibacterium poriferae contains the following coding sequences:
- a CDS encoding DUF3592 domain-containing protein, which yields MTPPRYWALLLWAVTAAALFAALLLAAFSYGTWAYGRYLDRDGLVTQARVVDSDVTGVSVEFTNYRGSRSVAEVRWWAPGAPGVGDEIAVVYDPWDPRDAVRAGRPENRMIAIAAGAGSAVMVSVAVGAGVGAGLIHRARRR from the coding sequence ATGACGCCGCCGCGGTACTGGGCGCTGCTGCTGTGGGCGGTCACCGCCGCGGCGCTGTTCGCGGCGCTGCTGCTGGCCGCGTTCAGCTACGGGACGTGGGCCTACGGCCGGTACCTGGACCGCGACGGCCTGGTGACGCAGGCGAGGGTCGTCGACAGCGACGTCACCGGGGTCTCGGTCGAGTTCACCAACTATCGCGGGTCGCGGTCGGTGGCCGAGGTGCGGTGGTGGGCGCCGGGGGCACCGGGCGTCGGTGACGAGATCGCCGTCGTCTACGACCCGTGGGATCCGCGCGACGCGGTGCGGGCGGGTCGTCCGGAGAATCGGATGATCGCGATCGCGGCGGGCGCGGGGTCGGCCGTCATGGTGAGCGTCGCCGTCGGGGCGGGGGTGGGCGCCGGCCTGATCCACCGCGCGCGGCGGCGTTAG
- a CDS encoding MOSC domain-containing protein has translation MTASVVQLWRFPVKSMGGTPVDRLRIDRRGVHADRLWAVRDVERDITASARKVPALLGCSARYAAEPGPDAGPGNAPEVIIALPDGTELSSADPGVDAALSTVADREVRLTSLPAADDVSLHRLSIRQSRAGFAPSEVRSDFGLSDTEALPDTSVFSTRQMLTLARFATPPGTFVDLSPVHLLSTTSLASLAGAGLPYDVRRFRPNMLVELAQPGGGYPESGWVGAQVTVGAVTVRVTNPTIRCVVPTRAQPGLEPDRALTRRLAEATDRFLGVYADVTGPGVVQVGDPVQVGVPAAAGVWRRTAAAAGQATMRGLQSVLEATLLRGR, from the coding sequence ATGACCGCGTCGGTGGTGCAGTTGTGGCGTTTCCCGGTGAAGTCGATGGGCGGAACCCCGGTCGACCGGCTCCGCATCGACCGGCGCGGCGTGCACGCCGACCGGTTGTGGGCGGTCCGCGACGTGGAACGCGACATCACCGCGTCGGCGCGCAAAGTGCCCGCCCTGCTGGGCTGTTCGGCGCGCTACGCCGCCGAACCCGGACCTGACGCCGGACCGGGCAACGCCCCCGAGGTCATCATCGCGCTGCCCGACGGCACCGAACTGTCCAGCGCCGATCCCGGCGTCGACGCTGCGCTGTCCACGGTGGCCGACCGCGAGGTGCGGCTGACGTCGCTGCCGGCCGCCGACGACGTCAGCCTGCACCGGTTGTCGATTCGCCAGAGCCGTGCCGGTTTCGCGCCCAGCGAGGTGCGCAGCGACTTCGGGCTGTCGGATACCGAGGCGCTGCCCGACACGTCGGTGTTCTCCACCAGGCAGATGCTGACGTTGGCCCGCTTCGCCACCCCGCCGGGGACATTCGTCGATCTCAGCCCGGTCCACCTGCTCAGCACCACCAGCCTGGCGTCGCTGGCCGGTGCGGGCCTGCCCTACGACGTGCGTCGATTCCGGCCGAATATGCTGGTGGAACTGGCACAGCCGGGAGGTGGCTACCCCGAGAGCGGTTGGGTCGGCGCGCAGGTCACCGTCGGTGCGGTGACGGTGCGGGTGACCAATCCGACGATCCGGTGCGTGGTGCCGACCCGGGCCCAGCCCGGGCTTGAACCCGATCGCGCGCTGACCAGGCGCCTCGCCGAGGCCACCGACCGCTTCCTCGGGGTCTATGCCGACGTCACCGGCCCCGGTGTGGTGCAGGTGGGGGACCCGGTGCAGGTCGGTGTGCCCGCGGCGGCCGGGGTGTGGCGCCGGACCGCCGCGGCGGCGGGGCAGGCCACGATGCGGGGACTGCAGAGCGTGCTGGAGGCGACGCTGCTGCGCGGGCGATGA
- a CDS encoding Rieske 2Fe-2S domain-containing protein, translating to MQVTSVGHAGFRIDTKAGSILCDPWVNPAYFASWFPFPDNSGLDWAALGDVDYLYVSHLHKDHFDPQNLRERVNKDAVVLLPDFPVPDLRRELEGLGFSRFFETTDSVKHRVSGPKGDLDVMIIALRAPADGPIGDSGLVVDDGETVAFNMNDARPVDLDVLHSDFGQIDVHMLQYSGAIWYPMVYEMPARAKEAFGTQKRQRQMDRCRQYIAQVGATWVIPSAGPPCFLDPDLRDLNDDHGDPANIFPDQMVFLDEMRAHDHHGGLLMIPGSTADFRGAQLDSLTHPLPDGDVEAIFTTGKADYIADYAERMAPVLAAEKARWAPAQGEPLLEPLRELFEPIMVQSDQICDGIGYPVELRLEGSGHSETVVIDFPKHAVREPIADEKFRYGFAIAPELVRTVLRDREPDWVNTIFLSTRFTAWRVGGYNEYLYTFFKCLTDERIAYADGWFAEAHDDSASITLDGWEIQRRCPHLKADLSKFGVVEGTTLTCNLHGWQWNLTNGRCLTTKGHELRSAKA from the coding sequence GTGCAGGTCACCAGCGTCGGACACGCCGGATTCCGGATCGACACCAAGGCCGGGTCCATCCTGTGCGACCCGTGGGTCAACCCGGCCTACTTCGCGTCGTGGTTCCCGTTCCCCGACAACAGCGGGCTGGATTGGGCGGCGCTGGGCGACGTCGACTACCTCTACGTCTCCCACCTGCACAAGGACCACTTCGATCCGCAGAACCTGCGCGAGCGCGTCAACAAGGACGCCGTGGTGCTGCTGCCCGATTTCCCGGTGCCCGACCTGCGCCGGGAACTGGAGGGACTCGGGTTCTCCCGGTTCTTCGAGACCACCGACTCGGTCAAGCACCGGGTGAGCGGGCCCAAGGGCGACCTGGACGTGATGATCATCGCGCTGCGCGCCCCGGCCGACGGGCCCATCGGCGACTCGGGACTGGTCGTCGACGACGGCGAGACGGTCGCGTTCAACATGAACGATGCGCGACCGGTCGACCTCGACGTGCTGCACTCCGACTTCGGCCAGATCGACGTGCACATGCTGCAGTACTCCGGCGCCATCTGGTACCCGATGGTCTACGAGATGCCCGCGCGCGCCAAGGAGGCGTTCGGAACGCAGAAGCGCCAGCGCCAGATGGACCGCTGCCGCCAGTACATCGCCCAGGTCGGCGCCACGTGGGTGATCCCGTCGGCCGGACCGCCCTGCTTCCTGGACCCGGACCTGCGCGACCTCAACGACGACCACGGCGACCCCGCGAACATCTTCCCCGACCAGATGGTCTTCCTCGACGAGATGCGGGCCCACGACCACCACGGCGGGTTGTTGATGATCCCCGGCTCCACCGCCGATTTCCGCGGTGCGCAGCTCGATTCGCTCACCCACCCGCTGCCCGACGGCGACGTGGAGGCGATCTTCACCACCGGCAAGGCGGACTACATCGCCGACTACGCCGAGCGGATGGCACCGGTGCTGGCCGCCGAGAAGGCCCGCTGGGCGCCCGCGCAGGGCGAGCCGCTGCTCGAACCGCTGCGCGAACTGTTCGAGCCGATCATGGTGCAGAGCGACCAGATCTGCGACGGCATCGGATATCCGGTGGAGCTGCGACTGGAGGGTTCCGGCCACTCGGAAACCGTGGTCATCGACTTTCCCAAACACGCTGTGCGCGAACCCATTGCGGACGAGAAGTTCCGCTACGGGTTCGCGATCGCACCGGAGCTGGTGCGCACCGTACTGCGCGACCGCGAACCGGACTGGGTGAACACCATCTTCCTGTCCACCCGGTTCACCGCCTGGCGGGTGGGCGGTTACAACGAGTACCTGTACACGTTCTTCAAGTGCCTGACCGACGAACGGATCGCCTACGCCGACGGGTGGTTCGCCGAGGCGCACGACGACAGCGCGTCGATCACGCTGGACGGCTGGGAGATCCAGCGCCGGTGCCCGCACCTGAAGGCCGATCTGTCGAAGTTCGGTGTCGTCGAAGGCACCACGCTGACCTGCAACCTGCACGGGTGGCAGTGGAATCTGACCAACGGTCGGTGCCTGACCACCAAGGGGCACGAGTTGCGGTCGGCGAAGGCATGA
- a CDS encoding N-acetylmuramoyl-L-alanine amidase: MLLPWAINGIPEDSETPAVAAPTMVQQPLADLGGGETIREIHQDTPFSMVALTAGDLTATSARVRAKKADGSWGPWYETEQLQGVGADLPGPRGTEPVFVGRTTTVQIAVTRPADAPQTAPAPPHRDSDDSGDDRPALGYVPATTEQPFGQNINAVLISPPEAPADLAPLPNAATPPGRPPAIIGRSQWGADESMRCGNPRYDARIQAGVVHHTAGSNDYTPQDSAGIIRSIYEYHTRTLGWCDIAYNAMVDRYGQVFEGRAGGMARPVEGAHTGGFNHNTWGVAMLGDFEVDPPTPIQLRTTARLLGWVLGVAGVDPLGSVVLPSEGGSFTKFPLGAPITLPTIFTHRDVGITECPGDAAYALMGQIRDIAARFNDPPGPSQLAEQLRGGAIFAKWEALGGKDSYLGWPTSPEAFGQGTSRYVTFERGAMYWSPETGAEPITGEIYTVWGSLGFERGALGLPTSSEIAEPQWIVQNFQHGTLNFDREKGTVVRVLDGVPVELPSTESGFAPIQLERFTPPTNPA; this comes from the coding sequence ATGCTGCTGCCCTGGGCGATCAACGGCATCCCGGAGGACTCCGAGACGCCGGCCGTCGCCGCGCCCACGATGGTCCAGCAACCCCTGGCCGACCTCGGCGGCGGCGAGACGATCCGCGAGATCCACCAGGACACCCCGTTCTCGATGGTGGCGCTCACCGCCGGAGACCTCACCGCCACCAGCGCGCGGGTGCGCGCCAAGAAAGCCGACGGCTCCTGGGGGCCCTGGTACGAGACCGAACAACTCCAGGGTGTGGGCGCCGACCTGCCCGGCCCCCGCGGCACCGAGCCGGTCTTCGTCGGCCGCACCACCACGGTGCAGATCGCCGTGACCCGACCGGCCGACGCCCCACAGACCGCGCCCGCCCCGCCCCACCGCGACAGCGACGATTCCGGGGACGACCGGCCCGCACTCGGCTATGTGCCCGCCACCACCGAGCAGCCGTTCGGACAGAACATCAACGCGGTGCTGATCAGCCCGCCGGAGGCACCCGCTGACCTGGCGCCGCTGCCCAACGCGGCCACTCCGCCGGGCCGCCCGCCGGCCATCATCGGCCGAAGCCAGTGGGGCGCCGACGAATCGATGCGCTGCGGGAACCCCAGGTATGACGCCCGGATCCAGGCGGGCGTCGTGCACCACACCGCCGGCAGCAACGACTACACGCCGCAGGACTCCGCCGGGATCATCCGGTCGATCTACGAGTACCACACCCGCACGCTGGGCTGGTGCGACATCGCCTACAACGCGATGGTCGACCGATACGGACAGGTCTTCGAAGGCCGCGCCGGCGGGATGGCCCGACCGGTGGAGGGCGCCCACACCGGCGGGTTCAACCACAACACCTGGGGTGTGGCGATGCTCGGCGATTTCGAGGTCGACCCGCCCACCCCGATCCAGCTGCGCACCACCGCCCGCCTGCTCGGCTGGGTGCTGGGGGTGGCCGGTGTCGATCCGCTCGGTTCGGTCGTGCTGCCCTCGGAGGGCGGCTCGTTCACCAAGTTCCCGCTCGGTGCCCCCATCACGCTGCCGACGATCTTCACCCACCGCGACGTCGGCATCACCGAATGCCCGGGAGACGCGGCCTACGCACTGATGGGGCAGATCCGCGACATCGCCGCCCGGTTCAACGACCCGCCGGGTCCGTCGCAGTTGGCCGAGCAGCTGCGCGGCGGCGCGATCTTCGCCAAATGGGAGGCGCTCGGAGGCAAGGACAGCTACCTCGGTTGGCCCACCTCCCCCGAGGCGTTCGGGCAGGGCACCAGCCGGTACGTCACGTTCGAAAGGGGCGCCATGTACTGGTCCCCGGAGACCGGGGCCGAACCGATCACCGGCGAGATCTACACCGTCTGGGGATCGCTGGGCTTCGAGCGTGGCGCGCTGGGGCTGCCGACCAGCTCCGAGATCGCCGAACCGCAGTGGATCGTGCAGAACTTCCAGCACGGCACCCTGAACTTCGACCGCGAGAAGGGCACCGTGGTCCGCGTCCTGGACGGCGTTCCCGTCGAACTGCCGAGCACCGAGTCCGGCTTCGCGCCGATTCAGCTGGAGCGGTTCACCCCGCCGACCAACCCGGCCTGA
- a CDS encoding lysophospholipid acyltransferase family protein — protein sequence MEPVYGTVIQLARLVWRAQGLTFTVTGVENLPRTGGAVVAINHTSYFDFTFAGLPAYRQHLGRKVRFMAKKEVFDHKITGPIMRSLRHIEVDRNSGAASFEAACRMLEEGELVGVYPEATISRSFEIKQFKSGAARMAIAAGVPIVPHIVWGAQRIWTKGHPKNLRRPKVPISIAVGKPIEPTLPAEELTALLHSRMQHLLEQVQDAYGPHPPGEFWVPHRMGGGAPSLAEANRMDAEEAAAKAARRAQPPQAGDGFTGAPG from the coding sequence GTGGAACCGGTATACGGCACAGTCATCCAGCTGGCCCGGCTGGTCTGGCGCGCCCAGGGGCTGACGTTCACCGTGACCGGCGTGGAGAACCTGCCGCGCACCGGTGGTGCGGTGGTCGCGATCAACCACACCAGCTACTTCGACTTCACCTTCGCCGGGTTGCCCGCCTACCGGCAGCATCTGGGCCGCAAGGTGCGCTTCATGGCCAAGAAAGAGGTCTTCGACCACAAGATCACCGGGCCGATCATGCGCAGCCTGCGCCACATCGAGGTCGACCGGAACAGCGGGGCGGCCTCGTTCGAGGCGGCGTGCCGCATGCTCGAGGAAGGCGAGCTGGTCGGCGTCTACCCCGAGGCGACCATCAGCCGCAGCTTCGAGATCAAACAGTTCAAATCCGGGGCCGCCCGGATGGCGATCGCCGCCGGGGTGCCGATCGTGCCGCACATCGTCTGGGGTGCCCAGCGCATCTGGACGAAGGGGCACCCGAAGAATCTGCGCCGGCCCAAGGTGCCCATCTCGATTGCCGTCGGCAAGCCGATCGAGCCGACGCTGCCCGCCGAGGAATTGACCGCGCTGCTGCACTCGCGGATGCAGCACCTGCTCGAGCAGGTCCAGGATGCGTACGGCCCGCACCCGCCCGGCGAGTTCTGGGTTCCGCACCGGATGGGTGGCGGGGCGCCGTCGCTGGCCGAGGCCAACCGGATGGACGCCGAGGAAGCAGCGGCCAAGGCCGCGCGACGCGCGCAGCCGCCGCAGGCGGGTGACGGTTTCACCGGGGCACCGGGCTAG
- the glf gene encoding UDP-galactopyranose mutase, whose product MTALPRPDHHWDLFVVGSGFFGLTIAERAATQLNKRVLVLERRPHLGGNAYSEAEPETGIEVHRYGAHLFHTSNRRVWDYVRQFTEFTGYQHRVFALYNGQAYQFPMGLGLVSQFFGRYFTPDEARALIREQASEIQTEDAQNLEEKAISLIGRPLYEAFVKHYTAKQWQTDPKELPASNITRLPVRYTFDNRYFNDTYEGLPVDGYTAWLQNMAADERIEVRCDTDWFDVRDQLRDANPDAPVIYTGPLDRYFDYADGRLGWRTLDFELEVLPTGDFQGTPVMNYNDADVPYTRIHEFRHFHPERDYPTDKTVIMREYSRFAADDDEPYYPINTEADRALLAAYRARAKAETAEAKVLFGGRLGTYQYLDMHMAIASALNMYDNVLAPHLRDGAPLAGAETEGSSS is encoded by the coding sequence ATGACAGCTCTGCCCCGGCCCGATCACCACTGGGACCTCTTCGTCGTCGGCTCCGGTTTTTTCGGCCTGACGATCGCCGAACGGGCGGCCACGCAGCTGAACAAGCGCGTCCTGGTCCTCGAGCGACGCCCACACCTCGGCGGCAACGCCTACTCCGAAGCCGAACCCGAGACCGGTATCGAGGTGCACCGCTACGGCGCGCACCTGTTCCACACCTCGAACCGGCGGGTGTGGGACTACGTGCGCCAGTTCACCGAGTTCACCGGCTACCAGCACCGGGTGTTCGCCCTCTACAACGGCCAGGCCTACCAGTTCCCGATGGGGCTGGGGCTGGTCAGTCAGTTCTTCGGCCGCTATTTCACGCCCGACGAGGCCCGGGCGTTGATCCGCGAGCAGGCCAGCGAGATCCAGACCGAGGACGCGCAGAACCTGGAGGAGAAGGCGATCTCGCTGATCGGCCGCCCGCTCTACGAGGCGTTCGTCAAGCACTACACCGCCAAGCAGTGGCAGACCGATCCCAAGGAGCTGCCCGCCTCGAACATCACCCGGCTGCCGGTGCGCTACACGTTCGACAACCGCTATTTCAACGACACCTACGAGGGGCTGCCGGTCGACGGGTACACCGCCTGGCTGCAGAACATGGCCGCCGACGAGCGCATCGAGGTGCGGTGCGACACCGACTGGTTCGACGTGCGCGACCAGCTGCGGGACGCCAACCCCGACGCGCCGGTGATCTACACCGGCCCCTTGGACCGTTACTTCGACTACGCCGACGGCCGGCTGGGGTGGCGCACGCTGGACTTCGAGCTCGAGGTGCTGCCGACGGGTGATTTCCAGGGCACACCGGTCATGAACTACAACGACGCCGATGTGCCCTACACCCGGATCCACGAGTTCCGGCATTTCCACCCAGAGCGCGACTACCCCACGGACAAGACCGTGATCATGCGCGAGTACTCGCGTTTCGCCGCCGACGACGATGAGCCCTACTATCCGATCAACACCGAGGCCGACCGCGCCCTGCTGGCGGCCTACCGGGCCCGGGCCAAGGCCGAGACGGCCGAGGCCAAGGTGCTGTTCGGCGGGCGGCTGGGCACCTATCAGTATCTGGACATGCACATGGCCATCGCCAGCGCGCTGAACATGTACGACAACGTGCTCGCGCCGCACCTGCGCGACGGGGCGCCGCTGGCCGGCGCCGAGACAGAAGGCAGTTCTTCATGA
- a CDS encoding HAD family hydrolase, which produces MTPELIATDVDGTLLDDDEKVTARTRSAVHAAVSAGVQFVLATGRPPRWVTPIVDQLGFTPMAVCANGAVLYDPAADRIVSARTLSADALAGLAEIATRVIPGAGLAVERVGRSAHDAATPQFVSSPGYEHAWLNPDNTEVSVEDLLSAPAVKLLIRKAGARSADMAAALLEHIGTEGDITYSTNNGLIEVVPLGISKATGIEEVARPQGIEAAAVVAFGDMPNDVPMLGWAGLGVAMGNAHPDAVAAADEVTATNADDGVARVLERWWP; this is translated from the coding sequence ATGACCCCTGAGCTCATCGCCACCGATGTCGACGGCACACTGCTCGACGACGACGAGAAGGTCACGGCCAGGACCCGGTCGGCTGTCCACGCCGCGGTCTCGGCGGGGGTGCAGTTCGTGCTCGCCACCGGCCGGCCGCCGCGCTGGGTGACGCCGATCGTGGACCAACTGGGCTTCACGCCGATGGCGGTGTGCGCCAACGGCGCGGTGCTCTACGACCCGGCGGCCGACAGGATCGTCTCGGCGCGCACGTTGTCCGCCGATGCGCTCGCCGGCCTCGCCGAGATCGCGACGCGGGTGATCCCCGGCGCCGGGCTCGCCGTCGAACGGGTGGGGCGTTCGGCTCACGACGCCGCGACCCCGCAGTTCGTCAGTTCGCCCGGCTACGAGCACGCCTGGCTCAACCCCGACAACACCGAGGTGTCGGTCGAGGATCTGCTGAGCGCCCCGGCGGTCAAGCTGCTCATCCGCAAGGCCGGGGCGCGCAGCGCCGACATGGCGGCGGCGCTGCTCGAGCACATCGGCACGGAGGGTGACATCACGTACTCCACCAACAACGGGCTGATCGAGGTGGTGCCGCTGGGCATCAGCAAGGCCACCGGGATCGAGGAGGTGGCCCGCCCGCAGGGGATCGAGGCCGCCGCGGTGGTCGCGTTCGGTGACATGCCCAACGACGTGCCGATGCTGGGCTGGGCCGGACTGGGCGTGGCGATGGGCAACGCCCACCCCGACGCGGTCGCGGCGGCCGACGAGGTGACGGCCACCAACGCCGACGACGGGGTGGCGCGGGTTCTGGAGCGGTGGTGGCCCTGA
- the serS gene encoding serine--tRNA ligase, with protein sequence MIDLKVLRENPDVVRASQQARGEDAGLVDALAAADATRRAAISSADNLRAEQKSASKQIGKASAEERPALLAAAKDLAEKVKAAEAAQAEAERAYTSAHMAISNVIIDGVPAGGEDDFVVLDTVGEPPAITDPKDHLELGESLGLIDMERGAKVSGSRFYFLTGVGALLQLGLFQLAVRVAVDNGFTLMIPPVLVRPEVMAGTGFLGAHADEVYRVEADDLYLVGTSEVPLAGYHADEILDLSAGPKRYAGWSSCFRREAGSYGKDTRGIIRVHQFDKVEGFVYCRPEEAEAEHDRLLGWQRQMLAHIEVPYRVIDIAAGDLGSSAARKFDCEAWVPTQKTYRELTSTSNCTTFQARRLAVRYRDENGRPQTAATLNGTLATTRWLVAILENHQQPDGSVRVPAALVPYVGAEVLTPVR encoded by the coding sequence GTGATCGACCTCAAGGTGCTTCGCGAAAACCCCGACGTGGTGCGCGCCTCGCAGCAGGCCCGCGGGGAGGACGCCGGTCTCGTCGACGCGCTCGCCGCGGCCGACGCCACCCGTCGGGCGGCGATCTCCTCGGCCGACAACCTGCGCGCCGAGCAGAAATCGGCGAGCAAGCAGATCGGCAAGGCGTCCGCCGAGGAGCGGCCCGCCCTGCTGGCCGCGGCCAAGGACCTGGCCGAGAAGGTGAAAGCGGCCGAGGCGGCGCAGGCCGAGGCCGAGCGCGCCTACACCTCGGCGCACATGGCGATCTCGAACGTCATCATCGACGGCGTGCCCGCCGGCGGCGAGGACGACTTCGTGGTGCTCGACACGGTGGGCGAACCGCCGGCGATCACCGACCCCAAAGACCACCTCGAGCTCGGGGAGTCGCTCGGGCTGATCGACATGGAGCGCGGTGCGAAGGTGTCCGGCTCCCGCTTCTACTTCCTGACCGGTGTCGGAGCGCTGCTGCAGCTGGGACTCTTCCAGCTCGCGGTGCGCGTCGCGGTCGACAACGGGTTCACGCTGATGATCCCGCCGGTGCTGGTCCGCCCCGAGGTGATGGCCGGCACCGGGTTCCTCGGCGCCCACGCCGACGAGGTCTACCGCGTCGAGGCCGACGACCTCTACCTGGTCGGCACCTCGGAGGTCCCGCTGGCCGGCTACCACGCCGACGAGATCCTGGACCTGTCGGCGGGCCCGAAGCGCTACGCCGGCTGGTCGTCGTGCTTCCGGCGCGAGGCCGGCAGCTACGGCAAGGACACCCGCGGCATCATCCGTGTGCACCAGTTCGACAAGGTCGAGGGCTTCGTCTACTGCCGCCCCGAGGAGGCCGAGGCCGAGCACGACCGGCTGCTGGGGTGGCAGCGCCAGATGCTGGCCCACATCGAGGTGCCCTACCGGGTGATCGACATCGCCGCCGGTGACCTCGGCTCCTCGGCGGCGCGCAAGTTCGACTGCGAGGCCTGGGTGCCGACCCAGAAGACCTACCGGGAGCTGACCTCCACGTCGAACTGCACCACGTTCCAGGCGCGGCGGTTGGCGGTGCGCTACCGCGACGAGAACGGCAGGCCGCAGACCGCCGCGACGCTCAACGGGACGCTGGCCACCACCCGCTGGCTGGTGGCGATCCTGGAGAACCACCAGCAGCCCGACGGCAGCGTGCGGGTGCCCGCCGCGTTGGTGCCCTACGTGGGCGCCGAGGTGCTGACCCCGGTGCGCTGA
- a CDS encoding lysophospholipid acyltransferase family protein gives MEPVFRTLEIAAHAVVRATGTRITYHGLDHLPRSGGAVIAINHTGYVDWLPAALAAENRGRRMRFMIKAEMAEVPVIGWLIRHTKTIPVDRQAGAEAFAAAVRALRDGEIVGVYPEATISRSFELKEFKTGAARMALQAQVPIVPLVVWGAHRKWTKDHPRALGRTKTPVSVAVGAPLAPEGSVAVVDAALRAEMTRLLHDVQAGYPRPKGAFWVPRRLGGSAPTPEQAKVLDAEELAERARRRAERP, from the coding sequence ATGGAGCCGGTCTTCCGCACGCTGGAGATCGCGGCCCACGCGGTGGTCCGGGCCACCGGAACGCGGATCACCTACCACGGGCTGGACCATCTGCCCAGGTCCGGTGGTGCGGTCATCGCGATCAACCACACCGGCTACGTGGACTGGCTCCCCGCGGCGCTGGCCGCCGAGAACCGGGGTCGCCGGATGCGGTTCATGATCAAAGCCGAGATGGCCGAGGTGCCGGTCATCGGCTGGCTGATCCGGCACACCAAGACCATCCCCGTCGACCGGCAGGCCGGCGCCGAGGCGTTCGCCGCGGCCGTGCGGGCGCTGCGGGACGGTGAGATCGTCGGGGTCTATCCGGAGGCCACGATCAGCCGCAGCTTCGAACTCAAGGAGTTCAAGACCGGTGCCGCCCGGATGGCGCTGCAGGCGCAGGTGCCGATCGTTCCGCTGGTCGTCTGGGGCGCTCACCGGAAATGGACCAAGGACCACCCGCGGGCGCTGGGCCGCACCAAGACCCCGGTCAGCGTCGCGGTGGGTGCTCCGCTGGCGCCTGAGGGCAGTGTGGCGGTGGTCGACGCCGCCCTGCGCGCGGAGATGACGCGTCTGCTGCATGATGTGCAAGCCGGTTATCCCCGGCCGAAGGGAGCGTTCTGGGTGCCACGCCGACTGGGCGGCTCTGCGCCGACCCCCGAGCAAGCCAAGGTCCTCGATGCCGAGGAGCTCGCGGAGCGGGCGCGCAGGCGGGCCGAGCGCCCATGA